The proteins below are encoded in one region of Flavobacterium nackdongense:
- a CDS encoding PIN domain-containing protein codes for MKIVVDTNIIFSALLNSDGIIGDLIFNSSKHFEFYSCSYMRFEIQKHWEKLKKISKLSDDQLEVSYLQILTKIKFINEEIIPIEIWLSSEKITKDIDIDDTDFVALTRFLKATLWTGDKVLYNGLKEISFKKVLNTSDLLELSNIKRSK; via the coding sequence ATGAAAATTGTCGTCGACACTAATATTATCTTCAGTGCGCTTCTTAATTCTGATGGAATAATTGGTGATTTAATTTTTAATTCCAGCAAACATTTTGAATTTTATAGTTGCAGTTATATGCGATTTGAAATTCAGAAGCATTGGGAAAAATTAAAGAAAATCTCAAAATTATCAGACGACCAATTAGAAGTTTCTTATTTACAAATCCTTACTAAAATAAAATTCATCAACGAAGAAATTATTCCAATTGAAATTTGGTTGTCTTCAGAAAAAATCACAAAAGATATCGATATTGATGACACAGATTTCGTAGCATTAACGAGATTTTTGAAAGCCACTTTATGGACAGGAGATAAAGTTCTTTATAACGGACTAAAAGAAATTAGTTTCAAGAAAGTACTGAATACCTCTGATTTATTGGAGTTGAGCAATATCAAAAGAAGTAAATAA
- the galE gene encoding UDP-glucose 4-epimerase GalE has product MKVLVTGGLGFIGSHTVVELQNVGFEVVVIDNLSNTTEDVLKGIVAISGKEPIFEKLDLREKSSVQDFFQRHQDISGVIHFAASKAVGESVTNPLLYYENNIASLVYLLQELEKKEEAYFIFSSSCTVYGQADVMPIDENAPIKPAMSPYGNTKQIGEEIITDVTKISNINAILLRYFNPIGSHPSAEIGELPVGVPQNLVPFITQTGIGLRKELMVYGNDYPTIDGTCIRDYIHVVDLAKAHVIALQRLLSKKNSDKIEIFNLGTGVGSSVLEVIASFEKVSGKPFPYKIVDRREGDVTSAYASTSKANEILGWKTASSLDQAMESAWKWEQKVRTI; this is encoded by the coding sequence ATGAAAGTATTAGTTACAGGAGGGCTCGGTTTTATTGGTTCACATACGGTTGTCGAATTGCAAAACGTAGGATTTGAAGTGGTTGTAATCGACAATCTTTCGAATACTACTGAAGATGTTTTAAAAGGTATTGTTGCCATTTCTGGCAAAGAACCTATTTTCGAAAAATTAGATTTACGAGAAAAGTCATCAGTTCAAGATTTTTTTCAAAGACATCAAGATATTAGTGGAGTGATTCATTTTGCGGCTTCAAAAGCGGTCGGCGAAAGCGTTACGAATCCCTTGTTGTATTATGAAAACAATATTGCGTCTTTGGTTTATTTGCTTCAAGAATTAGAGAAAAAAGAAGAAGCTTATTTTATATTCAGTTCGTCTTGTACAGTCTATGGCCAAGCCGATGTAATGCCCATTGACGAAAACGCTCCGATCAAGCCAGCGATGTCGCCTTATGGCAATACCAAACAAATAGGAGAAGAAATTATTACAGATGTTACCAAAATTAGTAATATAAATGCTATATTGCTTCGCTATTTTAATCCTATAGGTTCACATCCTTCTGCCGAAATAGGCGAGTTGCCAGTTGGTGTTCCTCAGAATTTAGTCCCTTTCATTACTCAAACAGGTATTGGCTTGCGAAAGGAATTGATGGTATATGGCAACGATTATCCCACCATAGATGGTACTTGTATTCGCGATTATATTCACGTGGTCGATTTGGCAAAAGCCCATGTGATTGCTTTACAGCGTTTATTATCTAAGAAAAATTCAGATAAAATTGAAATTTTCAATTTAGGAACAGGTGTAGGAAGTTCTGTTTTAGAAGTAATTGCGAGTTTTGAAAAAGTGAGTGGCAAACCATTTCCTTACAAAATAGTCGACAGGCGAGAGGGTGATGTGACATCAGCCTATGCAAGCACTAGCAAAGCAAATGAAATTCTGGGTTGGAAAACAGCATCTTCCTTAGACCAAGCCATGGAAAGTGCTTGGAAATGGGAACAAAAAGTAAGAACAATATAA
- a CDS encoding sodium/sugar symporter, producing MNTLQIADYLVFLVYFFIVAGYGYWIYKRKQTASHTASHDYFLAEGSLTWWAIGTSLIASNISSEQFIAMSGNGFKMGLAIATYEWMAALTLVIVAIFFIPVYLKNKIYTMPQFLHQRYNGDIAMIMAVFWLLLYVIVNLTSILYLGALAINGISGINLDLCMYGLAFFAIIIALGGMKVIGYTDVIQVVFLIFGGLVTTYLALDKVAELNGQHGMVQGFNYMMDQSGDHFHMIFKKDSPNFPSLPGLTVLLGGMWIVNLNYWGCNQYITQRALGADLKTARSGILFAAFLKLLMPVIVVLPGIAAYVIYMKGGLQTELLGPDGVLNPDRSYPVLLNLLPVGLKGLSFAALTAAVVASLAGKVNSISTIFTLDIYKKKIDVDCSEKKMVRVGKLTVLVAMLLAVVIAPHLGIDKKGGFEFIQEYTGFVSPGIFAMFILGFFWKKTSSNAAMFATIGGFALSVLFKFLPKMMNLEFLHSSGFSALVPQEDGTSIYEIPFLDRMGFVFAICVGVMIIISLIDEKRGVKSKGLEIDSSMFKVNNSFLAGALLISGVLVALYTIFW from the coding sequence ATGAATACATTACAAATTGCCGACTATTTAGTCTTTCTCGTTTACTTTTTTATCGTAGCAGGCTATGGCTATTGGATTTACAAACGAAAACAAACTGCCTCTCATACTGCTTCTCACGATTACTTTTTAGCCGAAGGATCTCTTACGTGGTGGGCTATTGGAACATCTTTAATCGCATCCAATATATCTTCTGAACAATTTATTGCAATGTCAGGAAATGGATTCAAAATGGGTTTAGCCATTGCAACCTACGAATGGATGGCGGCTTTGACCTTGGTTATTGTAGCCATATTTTTTATTCCAGTGTACTTAAAGAATAAAATCTACACGATGCCTCAGTTTTTGCATCAACGATACAACGGAGATATAGCGATGATTATGGCGGTGTTCTGGTTGTTATTGTATGTAATTGTAAATTTAACCTCAATACTTTATTTGGGTGCATTGGCCATTAACGGAATTTCTGGTATCAACCTCGATTTGTGTATGTATGGTTTAGCTTTCTTTGCCATAATTATTGCGCTTGGAGGTATGAAAGTAATTGGTTATACCGATGTTATTCAGGTAGTGTTCTTGATCTTCGGAGGGTTGGTAACCACTTATTTGGCTTTAGATAAAGTGGCCGAATTAAACGGACAACACGGAATGGTTCAGGGATTCAATTATATGATGGATCAATCGGGAGACCATTTTCATATGATATTTAAAAAAGACAGCCCCAATTTTCCAAGTTTGCCAGGACTTACAGTCTTACTTGGAGGTATGTGGATTGTAAATTTAAATTATTGGGGATGTAACCAATACATCACGCAACGAGCGCTTGGGGCCGATTTAAAAACGGCTAGAAGTGGTATTTTATTTGCTGCTTTCCTGAAATTATTAATGCCTGTGATTGTAGTTTTACCGGGTATTGCGGCTTATGTAATTTATATGAAAGGCGGTTTGCAAACGGAATTATTAGGACCTGATGGGGTGTTAAATCCAGATCGATCGTATCCAGTATTATTGAATTTATTGCCTGTGGGTTTAAAAGGATTGTCGTTTGCAGCCTTAACTGCCGCGGTTGTAGCTTCATTGGCAGGTAAAGTAAATAGTATTTCTACCATTTTTACTTTGGATATTTACAAGAAAAAAATTGATGTAGATTGTAGTGAAAAGAAAATGGTTCGTGTGGGTAAATTGACCGTTTTAGTGGCGATGTTGCTCGCGGTAGTGATTGCTCCTCATTTGGGAATTGACAAAAAAGGAGGTTTCGAATTTATTCAAGAGTACACCGGTTTCGTAAGTCCAGGTATTTTTGCAATGTTTATCCTAGGATTCTTCTGGAAAAAAACAAGTTCAAATGCGGCTATGTTTGCCACTATTGGAGGTTTCGCTTTGTCAGTTTTATTCAAATTCTTGCCTAAAATGATGAATTTAGAATTTTTACATTCATCTGGTTTTTCGGCTTTAGTGCCTCAAGAAGACGGAACAAGTATATATGAAATTCCATTTTTAGATCGAATGGGATTTGTATTTGCTATTTGTGTTGGAGTAATGATTATTATTAGTTTAATCGACGAAAAACGTGGCGTTAAATCTAAAGGATTGGAAATTGATTCTTCAATGTTCAAAGTAAATAATTCGTTCTTGGCAGGAGCCTTGCTCATTTCCGGAGTGCTGGTTGCGTTATACACCATATTCTGGTAG
- the der gene encoding ribosome biogenesis GTPase Der: MNNIVAIVGRPNVGKSTLFNRLIQRREAIVDSVSGVTRDRNYGKSEWNGKEFSVIDTGGYVRGSDDVFEGEIRKQVELAIDEADVIIFVVDVEEGITPMDDAVAKMLRKITKPVLLAVNKVDNAMREKDAVEFYNLGLGEYFTFASISGSGTGDLLDALIDAFPDKPEPAKEEVVLPRFAVVGRPNAGKSSFINALIGKDRFMVTDIAGTTRDAIDTKFDRFGFEFNLVDTAGIRRKAKVKEDLEFYSVMRSVRAIEHADICILVIDATRGFEGQDQSIFWLAEKNRKGVVILVNKWDLVEKDTMSTRDYEEKIRKELMPFTDVPILFVSALTKQRLLKALEATVQVYENRQQRIATSKFNEFMLKVIEAYPPPATKGKYVKIKYCMQLPTLTPQFVFFANMPQYVKEPYKRYLENKIRENWDFSGVPIDIYIREK, encoded by the coding sequence ATGAATAATATTGTTGCGATAGTAGGAAGACCTAATGTGGGGAAATCAACCCTTTTTAATAGGCTGATACAAAGAAGAGAAGCTATTGTAGATTCAGTATCTGGGGTGACCCGAGACAGAAACTACGGTAAAAGCGAGTGGAACGGAAAAGAATTTTCTGTAATTGATACCGGAGGATATGTCCGTGGATCGGATGACGTTTTCGAAGGTGAAATCCGTAAGCAAGTAGAATTGGCCATCGATGAGGCCGATGTCATTATTTTTGTGGTGGATGTCGAAGAAGGCATAACGCCAATGGATGATGCTGTAGCCAAAATGTTGCGCAAGATTACAAAGCCAGTTTTATTGGCTGTAAATAAGGTTGATAATGCGATGCGCGAAAAAGATGCGGTCGAATTTTATAACCTTGGGTTGGGCGAATATTTTACATTTGCCAGCATTTCTGGAAGTGGAACAGGGGATTTATTAGATGCTTTGATCGATGCTTTTCCAGACAAACCTGAACCTGCAAAAGAAGAAGTAGTTTTGCCTCGTTTTGCCGTTGTGGGTCGTCCGAATGCTGGAAAATCAAGCTTTATTAATGCATTGATTGGAAAAGATCGTTTTATGGTGACGGACATTGCGGGAACTACTCGTGATGCGATCGATACCAAATTCGACCGTTTTGGATTTGAATTTAACTTGGTCGATACTGCCGGAATTCGACGCAAAGCGAAAGTGAAAGAAGATTTGGAATTTTATTCCGTGATGCGTTCGGTTCGAGCCATTGAACACGCCGATATTTGCATTTTAGTAATTGATGCCACTCGTGGATTCGAAGGTCAAGATCAAAGTATTTTTTGGCTAGCCGAAAAAAACCGAAAAGGTGTCGTGATTTTGGTAAACAAATGGGATTTGGTCGAAAAAGACACGATGTCTACCCGTGATTACGAAGAAAAAATCCGAAAAGAATTGATGCCATTTACCGATGTGCCTATTCTTTTTGTTTCGGCATTGACCAAACAACGTTTGTTGAAAGCCCTGGAAGCTACCGTACAAGTTTATGAAAACCGTCAACAACGAATCGCCACTTCAAAATTCAATGAATTTATGTTGAAAGTGATTGAAGCCTATCCACCGCCAGCGACAAAAGGAAAATATGTGAAAATCAAATATTGTATGCAATTGCCAACATTAACACCACAATTTGTGTTTTTTGCCAATATGCCGCAATATGTAAAGGAACCTTACAAACGGTATCTTGAAAACAAAATCAGAGAAAACTGGGATTTCTCAGGAGTTCCCATCGATATTTATATTAGAGAAAAATAA
- a CDS encoding aldose epimerase family protein produces the protein MMKNTIVSNENFKKQIDNQEVALFNLKNKNGFVCQITNYGARIVSCFVPITDNSALDVVLGYDSIDDYLKDDFYLGVIAGRYANRIAKGRFMLDGTDYSLAVNNGENALHGGQKGFDKVVWKARLFANENDEECLELAYLSVDGEEGYPGNLTVKVNYSLTNKNEIRIDYTAETDAKTVINLTNHAYFNLKGAGEGLVTSHDLVLNADYFTPTDAGAIPTGEIRTVSNTPMDFRVPHKIGERIEDDYIELIQGIGYDHNWVLNKENDVLSQVATVSDSASRITMKVYSTEPGVQFYSGNYLNIQNGKNGKSYPKRSGFCLETQHFPDSPNHDNFPNTILNPNETYSQTTIYQFEVK, from the coding sequence ATGATGAAGAATACAATTGTATCTAACGAAAATTTTAAAAAGCAAATAGACAACCAGGAAGTTGCTCTGTTCAATTTGAAAAACAAGAACGGTTTTGTTTGTCAAATCACCAATTATGGAGCAAGAATTGTCTCGTGTTTTGTGCCTATAACGGATAATTCCGCCCTAGATGTCGTTTTGGGGTATGACTCAATTGATGATTATCTAAAAGATGATTTTTACCTTGGAGTTATAGCCGGTCGTTATGCTAATAGAATTGCAAAAGGTAGGTTTATGCTGGATGGGACAGACTATTCATTAGCTGTAAATAACGGGGAAAACGCACTCCACGGTGGGCAAAAGGGTTTCGATAAAGTGGTTTGGAAAGCAAGGCTTTTTGCAAATGAAAATGACGAAGAATGTCTCGAGCTTGCGTATCTTTCAGTTGATGGGGAAGAAGGCTATCCCGGAAATCTGACAGTAAAAGTGAATTATTCGCTAACTAATAAGAATGAAATAAGAATCGATTACACCGCTGAAACAGATGCCAAAACCGTAATTAATCTGACCAATCACGCGTACTTCAATCTAAAAGGAGCTGGAGAGGGACTTGTTACTTCGCACGATTTGGTATTAAATGCAGATTATTTTACACCAACCGATGCCGGTGCAATTCCGACGGGAGAAATTCGGACTGTATCGAACACTCCAATGGATTTTCGAGTGCCTCATAAAATAGGAGAACGCATCGAAGATGATTATATCGAATTAATTCAAGGAATTGGATACGATCATAATTGGGTTTTAAATAAGGAAAACGATGTGTTAAGTCAAGTTGCAACTGTTTCAGATTCTGCTTCAAGAATAACAATGAAAGTATATTCAACTGAGCCGGGAGTGCAATTTTATTCGGGGAATTATTTGAACATTCAAAATGGTAAAAACGGCAAGTCCTATCCAAAACGTTCAGGATTTTGTCTCGAAACGCAACATTTTCCCGACTCGCCAAATCACGATAATTTCCCAAATACAATATTGAATCCTAACGAAACCTATAGCCAAACTACAATTTATCAATTCGAAGTTAAGTAA
- a CDS encoding type II toxin-antitoxin system RelE/ParE family toxin, which produces MKIIWTETALESFEEIVDYISNKFTLKEANDFLDKTEASLIIISNNLEVGSQYKKTKYRQFLIAKQTYLFYKIENKIIYLSVFWNNAKNPIGLNTILRT; this is translated from the coding sequence ATGAAAATCATTTGGACAGAAACCGCTTTAGAAAGTTTTGAAGAAATTGTAGACTACATAAGTAACAAATTCACTCTGAAAGAAGCCAATGATTTCTTGGACAAAACAGAAGCTTCGTTGATAATTATTTCCAATAATTTGGAAGTAGGAAGTCAATATAAAAAAACAAAGTACAGACAGTTTTTAATTGCAAAACAAACCTACTTATTCTATAAAATCGAGAACAAAATTATTTATTTGTCGGTTTTTTGGAATAATGCTAAGAATCCAATAGGCTTAAACACGATACTTAGAACGTAA
- the era gene encoding GTPase Era, with the protein MAHKAGFVNIIGNPNVGKSTLMNAFVGERLSIITSKAQTTRHRILGIVNGEDFQLILSDTPGIIKPAYEMQESMMNFVKSAFEDADILVYMVEIGEQELKDEAFFNKIIHSKIPVLLLLNKIDNSNQEQLETQVAFWTEKVPNAEIYPISALQNFNVPEVFQRIIALLPESPAYYPKDQLTDKPERFFVNETIREKILLNYSKEIPYAVEIVTEEFFEDENIIRIRSLIMVERETQKGIIIGHKGIALKQVGMEARADLEKFFGKQIHIELYVKVNKNWRSNANMLKRFGYNQ; encoded by the coding sequence ATGGCACATAAAGCAGGTTTTGTAAATATCATCGGAAATCCAAATGTGGGGAAATCCACTTTGATGAATGCCTTCGTGGGCGAAAGATTATCCATCATCACCTCGAAAGCGCAAACTACTCGACATAGAATTCTAGGCATCGTAAACGGCGAAGATTTTCAATTGATTTTGTCAGATACTCCCGGAATCATCAAGCCCGCTTACGAAATGCAGGAATCGATGATGAACTTCGTGAAATCCGCTTTTGAAGATGCCGATATTTTGGTTTATATGGTCGAAATTGGTGAGCAAGAGTTGAAAGACGAAGCTTTTTTCAATAAAATCATCCATTCCAAAATTCCAGTTTTATTGCTTTTAAATAAAATTGATAACTCCAATCAAGAGCAATTGGAAACTCAAGTTGCTTTCTGGACAGAGAAAGTTCCCAATGCCGAAATTTATCCCATTTCAGCTTTACAAAATTTTAATGTTCCCGAAGTTTTTCAAAGAATCATCGCGTTATTGCCCGAATCTCCCGCGTATTATCCTAAAGATCAATTGACAGATAAACCAGAACGTTTCTTCGTAAACGAAACCATCCGTGAGAAAATCTTGTTGAATTACAGCAAAGAAATTCCATACGCGGTCGAAATCGTAACCGAAGAATTCTTCGAAGACGAAAATATCATCCGAATTCGTTCGCTGATTATGGTGGAACGTGAAACTCAAAAAGGAATCATTATTGGTCACAAAGGAATCGCCCTAAAACAAGTAGGAATGGAAGCTCGTGCCGATTTAGAGAAATTTTTTGGCAAACAAATTCACATCGAATTGTATGTAAAAGTCAACAAAAACTGGCGAAGCAACGCGAATATGTTGAAAAGGTTTGGGTATAATCAGTAG